In Rattus rattus isolate New Zealand chromosome 3, Rrattus_CSIRO_v1, whole genome shotgun sequence, one genomic interval encodes:
- the LOC116895634 gene encoding elongation factor 1-alpha 1-like, protein MGKEKTHINIIIIGHIDSGKSTTTGPLIYKCGGIDKSTIEKFEKEAIEMGKVSFKHAWVLDKLKAECERGITTDISLWKFETSKYYVTIIDAPGHRDFIKNMMTGTSQADCAVLIVAAGVGECEADISKSRQTREHALLAYTLVVKQLIVGVNKRDSTEPPYSQKRHKEIVKEVSTYIKKIGYTRDTVAFVPISGWNGDSMLEPSAKPWFKGWKVTHKDGSARGTTLLEALDCTLPPTRPTDKPLQLPLQDVYKIGGIGTVPVGRVETGVLKPGMVVTFAPVNVTTEVKSVEMHHEALSEALLGDNVGFHIKNMSVKDVRRGNVAGDSKNDPSMETVDFTAQVIILNHPGQISAGYAPVLDCHTAHIACKFAELKEKIDCHSGKELEDGPKFLKSCDAAIVDMLHGKPMCVESFSDYPPLGRFAVSDMRQTVAVGVIKTVDKKAAGAGKVTKSAQKAQKAK, encoded by the coding sequence atgggaaaggaaaagactCACATCAACATCATCATAATTGGACACATAGATTCCGGCAAGTCCACCACAACCGGCCCCCTGATTTACAAATGTGGTGGAATTGACAAAAGTACCATCGAAAAGTTTGAGAAGGAGGCTATCGAGATGGGAAAAGTCTCCTTCAAGCATGCCTGGGTCTTGGACAAACTGAAAGCTGAGTGTGAGCGTGGTATCACTACTGACATCTCCCTGTGGAAATTTGAGACCAGCAAGTACTATGTGACTATCATTGATGCCCCAGGACACAGAGACTTCATCAAGAACATGATGACAGGCACATCTCAGGCTGACTGTGCTGTCCTGATTGTTGCTGCTGGTGTTGGTGAATGTGAAGCTGATATCTCCAAGAGCAGGCAGACCCGTGAGCATGCTCTTCTGGCTTACACCTTGGTTGTAAAACAGCTAATTGTTGGTGTCAACAAAAGGGATTCCACCGAGCCACCGTACAGTCAGAAGAGACACAAGGAAATTGTTAAGGAAGTCAGCACCTACATTAAGAAAATTGGCTACACCCGTGACACAGTAGCATTTGTGCCAATTTCTGGTTGGAATGGTGACAGCATGCTGGAGCCAAGTGCCAAGCCTTGGTTCAAGGGATGGAAAGTCACCCACAAAGATGGCAGTGCCCGTGGCACCACACTCCTGGAAGCTTTGGACTGCACTCTGCCGCCAACTCGTCCAACTGACAAGCCTCTGCAACTACCCCTCCAGGATGTCTATAAAATTGGGGGCATTGGCACTGTCCCCGTGGGCCGAGTGGAAACTGGTGTCCTCAAACCTGGCATGGTGGTTACCTTTGCTCCAGTCAACGTAACAACTGAAGTCAAGTCTGTGGAAATGCACCATGAAGCTTTGAGTGAAGCACTGCTTGGGGACAATGTGGGCTTCCACATAAAGAACATGTCTGTCAAAGATGTTAGACGTGGCAATGTTGCTGGTGACAGCAAAAATGACCCATCAATGGAAACAGTTGACTTCACTGCTCAGGTGATTATCCTGAACCATCCAGGCCAAATTAGTGCTGGCTATGCTCCTGTTCTGGATTGTCACACGGCCCACATAGCATGCAAGTTTGCCGAGCTTAAAGAGAAGATAGATTGTCATTCTGGTAAGGAGCTGGAAGATGGCCCCAAATTTTTGAAGTCTTGTGATGCTGCCATTGTTGACATGCTCCATGGCAAGCCCATGTGTGTTGAGAGCTTCTCTGATTATCCTCCACTTGGTcgttttgctgtttctgacatGAGGCAGACAGTTGCTGTGGGTGTCATCAAAACTGTGGACAAGAAGGCTGCAGGAGCTGGCAAAGTCACCAAGTCTGCCCAGAAAGCTCAGAAGGCTAAATGA